The window ATCTCCCAAGTCATTAGATGCAGCACATTTGAGCTCACCCATTTCCCGAAGAACATCCTTCACTGAAACTGCAACCTGAGTTATGGCTCGCCCAACAGCAGTGCAGTTTGTAGTTGGGGTTTTCTTGAGGGCAGCACTCGCTTCCCAAACTGTTCCTGCTAGCTGTGAGATGGAAAATCTCTTCTCGTGATCATGGGACCCTGCAAAAAGTTCATAAATGTATTACATTCTTCTGGTTTCAAGCTAATAAAACATGTTAGATTTGTTAGTGTAACAAGAACACAATATAGTTTTTTgagggaaaaaagaagaaaaaaaactagTGCTCTTTTCTCCAAGGgtaaaaaatccataaaattatcaCTGAAATCAGTCATGTAACCAGACCGGTGAATCTTTTCTCCAAGGGTTAAAAATCCATAAAATGATGACTGAAATCACTCATGTATCTAGACTGATTTCACCGGTCAACATTAAgatccaaaattaatctttttttttgtgtttttaagTTTAGCACTTGTCTAATTGTAACTTGCTAATCAGATTATGGAAATGGATCATATCTTGACGGTGGTGAAGAAAAGAAAAGGTCAATCTATAGCCACGATATTTAGAACTTTCAAATCTAAAACAGCAAATGGATTCACAAGTAAAGCATGATATGCACCGTAGGACACTGCTTCTCTTAATAGTGCAAGGCTGCAATCGACAACTTGCTTGGCAGAAGCATAGATACTTGCATGGAGGGTGGGCCCCGCTCCAACTGTGCTTCCATGGCAAAGTAAGACAAAACCATGAATTATGTTACAATATGCGCCCATGTTCTCCTCTAATGCCTTGGCATCGGGTGCTTCTCCACTCCAAAGCATTCCAGCTGCATAATAGCATAAGCACAATTAAGGACTACATCTAACAAAGCAAATTCAAATACTGAATAGATACCATCCCGAGGGGATAGCTTCATGCATTTTGATATCATAAATTAACATCATTCTACAAATCAAAACATGTTCAATAATACTAATGGAAGCTACTTATGAAAACAGAATCAAAGCAAAATATTTAAGTATACTAATTAACCATGCACTGATTAAGGAGATAACATAAACTGATGGCTTGATGCTGAGCCACAGACATTTTTTACCTCCAAATCCTTCCCACAAGAAATACAGTGTCTTTCCAAGTATATTCAGAAATTTAGACTTACTGACCTCTGCACCATTTAAATAATTACACCCCAGAAAAGAAATATTAGAAGTACAACACTTGTCAATCTGCATTGCCCATGAATTGATTGCTAAGATTGCTCGAAAATGATTAAAATTAGTAACCGATACAATCATCAGTCATTCAACCATATTTGTTAAAAATCACCAAATGGTAACAATTTCAGTAAGCAAGTAGCCACCAAAACATAAAGTCTGATATTATACACCACATATACAATAGTATTGTGTAATTCTGATCTGATTATGGATTATTTCTCAATATTATAGCCAAAAGTTGTAAAGAATAAGCTAAAATTCATCAAACTAAACCAGATTGACCAATTTTGGCAAACTCTTAACTAATTTTATAGCCTCAAAAATGAAAAATCAGGAAGAtggaaaggagaaaaaaaagaagagtggGCTCAAAGAATGAAATAAATTCCCTTGTCTTTATTTCCTATGTCATTTTCCCTATTCGTCTCCTTACCTCCACTGCTCGCCGCTGCTTTTCTATTCATTTGAGGTTGTCAGGTTGTCTATAATTCATCAACCTTCAATTTAGTTTAATTGATTCTAGCCAATTCTGATCAATTTCTAGCTATAAAGGCAAGAAGTCTGCAAAAGTTTGTCAAGTGTATTGTATCAAACTTGACTGATACTATGATAATGAAAAGGCACCCTGATCAAATTGCTCCCGGAAGCTGTAGCAGATGACATATAATTAATCGAGCACCAACTTTGATGCTACTTGGAATTCCAAGTAAAATCGACCCATGTTTCTTGAAACACAGCATGGACAGAAAACTAAACTAACACAAATTTAAGTTTCTAATGCCTAAACAGATTAGAGTAGTAGCAGAAGAATAGGATATATTCTCCTTCATGGAGCTGAAACCCATTCATAACCATCGGATGCTGCTGTGTTGCCTTTCAATCAGTACTATTCCACTAATTCTAGTCAGATGTGGTGGCTTCTGATTCTACATGATGGCTTAAGAAGATGCAAAATACTCATTTGATCAAAATTAATCGTAAAAAGAAAGAGCACGCGCACCCATAGTTGCTTGTTTGGAGACCTCATCCCCCAACTTGGTAACTTCCGACCAATCCACCTTGTCCAGAGACGAACCGGCGGAGTGCTCCAACATCTGCCATCGCAATCGCGGCACGGATGAATGAAGGCGATGACTAACAAGCGAAGAACACCAAGATAGCCGTACCTGGAACGTCTCCTGGATGCTGTGGACGTGAGACTCGAGGACTCGAGAGAGATGCGCCCATTTCGCGCTCTTCGACATCTCGGCGGCGATCGTGGAGTGGTGAGACCGGAGGAGGAGAGCCCGAGTTGAAGCGTAATGTCACCAAACTGGTCCATGTGAACCCTAAGGTCAAATCAGCTGCTCTAAGCCGGTCCATGTGAACCCTAAGTCAAATCGGTGCCTTCAAGCCGCTCCATGCAACACATGGACCGGCTCCGGGTGAGGATGGTCCGTAAGGTATAACAACCCAATTAAGCTCTTAATGTCatcttaaaataattaaataagaaCATATACTGATACCTTCGGCTCTGGGCACATCATACGTTTCGCTCCCTGTGGCCAACCTGCAATGTGCTTGGAGGACAGCAGTGGGCCAACAGTAGATTTTATATGGGTCCCACTCATTCGGTACAATCGAAACGGTGCCAGGTGGGGCAGTAAAAATACTGGACACATCTACTCTATTCGCGCCGCCACCAAACAATGTTAAGCTCACTTTGTTACCTGCTTTGTGATTGGTGAAAGAAACGCCATTCGCGCATTGGTTGTGGGCCCACAAGACTTGTTATATGTCTAAAAACTAACAGGTAGGGAAATATTAGACAATATAtaaattactaataatatttaaagAAAGCGATGCGTTGTGTCGCCCTCTCACCGGTTGTTTCGGCCGAGTTTAGAATCTGAAAACCCGAATCTGATCTCTCTCCTCTCCGATCCGGCCGCCATGGCCTCCCGCCGCCGCAACACCCTCGCCACCTGCGCCGACTCCTCCTCCCAAACCGGCCTCGGGGCCCAGTGGAAAGATCACTGACGAATTCACCGACGCCGGCGCGATCGGGAAGGTATGCCAGGTGATCGGCGCCGTCGTCGATGTCCGATTCGACGAGGGGCTGCCCCCGATCATAACAGCGCTGGAGGTGCTCGACAACCAGATCCGGCTCGTCCTCGAGGTCGCGCAGCATCTGGGGGAGAACATGGTGCGGACGATCGCCATGGACGGAACCGAAGGTCTCGTCCGCGGGCAGAGAGTCCTGAAAACTGGTTCGCCCATCACTGTGAGCCTCGAGACCTCTTCTCTCCTCTTTTCAATCGGAATGGCCTTTCTTTGCGATCGACATCAAAAACAATTCTTGTACAATGCCGATATATTTTTTCTCGGGTAGTGGTGAGATGATGAGTGCAAAGCAATTGTTATTTATGTCAAAGATGACTGTAGCAATGTAAATAAAAGGTaagctttctttttcaaacagaTCATTAGCCGAGTAATGTAGCATATGAGCTTAAATTTGGATATGGCTCTAGATTGATTTTGTAAATCATTATTTGTATATATTGATATTTATCTGTTTACTTCAGTAACAGCTAGAAAGTCAACAAGACaagttttttcctcttttttctttcaGCTTACGCTGTAACTAATTCTGTGTCCTCAGAAAGCATTCACACTTATTAATGTCGTTCCCCATGTTGTGAATATTGACCATCCaatgtcttttgtggtgactgagTATTACAAATATTGATTGGTGGACTTGGTCGAGTTACTTCTGTTTTGGCAATACTCTTAATTCATATGAACATAGATGATAACCTCATCATCATGTTTTTTCATATCTGGTTATTTGGTAAAGTGAGATATATGTAATTTTACTTATGTTTTTTATGGCTTCTTTTCTTTGTTCAGATGCATGTTACCTTAATTTTTCGCACCTGGTTATTTGGTAGCAGTAATAAATATGCAATTTCACTTACAATTTGTGGCTTCTCTACTTGTGTAGGTCCCAGTCGATAGGGCTACCGTTGGCCGCATTATGAATGTTATTGGGGAACCGTTAGATGAGAAGGGTGACATCAGTAAGATTTCagagttttatttattatttctttACACTTGGTTCAAATTAATTTCATAttttatgatattatgcatgcttatATCTAATTTATTTGTTGCTTTCTTTTCATGGCAAAGAGACAAGTCATTTTCTTCCCATTCATCGCGAGGCACCTGCTTTTGTTGAGCAGGCAGCAGAACAACAGATTCTTGTCACGGGAATCAAGGTGTGGTTTACTTCACCTGCCTGTGTCAGATGCATTTTTCCTCTTGGTATTGTTTATAATGTTGTTTTGTTTAAACtcctgtatttttctctttttttcttcagATTAGTATTGAAGTGCTCTGCCTATCATAACTTTCACATTTTAATAGGTTGTTGATCTTCTGGCACCTTATCAAAGGGGTGGAAAGATTGGTTTGTTTGGTGGTTCCAGTGTGGGTAAAACTGTACTAATCATGGAACTGATCAACAATGTTGCAAAAGCTCATGGTTGGTCTAAAGAGTTGTTCATTTATTCTTGATATTGATGATCGGTAATTAACTTGAATCATCAAATTCGTTGCAAAGGTGGTTTCTCTGTCTTTGCCGGTGTTGGGGAACGTACTCGTGAGGGCAATGATTTGTTCAGAGAAATGATTGAGAGTGGTGTTATTAAGCTTGGAGACAAGCAGGTCCATTTGGAATCATCTTCTTattgttttttattattatgcTGTTTTAATGCTTTTTTCTAATGATAGTGTTTGTTTACTTGGTTTGTATGTCAGGGTGAAAGCAAGTGTGCTCTTGCATATGGGCAAATGAACGAGCCCTTGTGCACGCATTGGTTTGACTGGGTTGACAGTTGCTGAGCACTTCCGAGATGCTGAGGGGCAGGATGTGCTTCTCTTTATTGACAACATTTTTCACTTCACACAAGTACGTCTGTAGAGATCTtgaattttgaatattttatcttAGTATCACTTTTGTACTCTATACTTGGTATCCTCATACAGTTTGAATTAGCTAGGCAAACTCTGAAGTGTCTGCCTTGCTTGGTCGTATACCCTCTGCTGTTGGCTACCAACCAACCCTTGCTACTGATCTTGGAGGGCTGCAAGAACGTATTACAACAACAAAGAAAGGATCTATTACTTCAGTGCAAGCTATTTATGTCCCTGCTGATGACTTGACAGATCCGGCTCCTGCAACAACCTTTGCCCATCTGGACGCTACGACCGTGCTTTCGCGACAGGTTTATATATGCAGTTGGTATTCTGTAAGCTGTTTCTGTCAGTGTGTTAAATGTCTTACCATCCTAGTTTAATTTCATGGGCTTTGTTTTTCCACTCATAGATTTCTGAGCTCGGCACCTATCCTGCTGTCGACCCTCTTGACTCCACATCCAGAATGCTTTCTCCACACATGTTGGGGGAAGAACACTATAACACTGCTCGTGGTGTTCAGAAGGTCCTCCAAAACTATAAGAACCTACAAGATATCATTGCAATTCTGGGAATGGATGAACTCAGTGAAGATGATAAGTTGACAGTTGCTTGTGCTCGAAAGATCCAGCGGTTCCTGAGCCAGCCTTTCCATGTTGCTGAGGTATTCACAGGTGCACCTGGAAAATATGTCGAACTGAAAGAAAGTGTTAACAGCTTTCAGGTTAGAAAATCAGGAACCTATTTCAAAGACTTGTGTTTTCAAGTTCTTATTCTTCTTTTAAGCAAATTGGATGCTCTGTTTGTGTTAGTCTAGTAAAGTGTTTCTCATGTGTCAGAGGTATCAGATCTTTGGCACATACATGTTCTGGTGATTACtacattatgaaattctattcttAAGCATACAATCCACAAGTGCTTCAGAAAGTTGCATGTTGAAAGAGGGAAGAGATAGAAATGTAATAACGATTTTCCAGTATATGGGCTAGTTCTAtgcataattttttataaaacaatCACTCTGTGCCAATTTAACCAACAAATAAAATTAACTACAAAGACACGTGTGAAATTTTGCACTCTGCATACTGGAGTCAAGATGGTGATAAGATAAAAAACTTACTAGCAGATCcaataatatgatttttcttaaatatttttgttttgtttGACTTGACTACATGGTATGTTgccttatcacattttatagagcAGACTGGACCCTTCTGAGCACACCCAAAGACCCATTGTAAGTCAATCTAGCCATTGTCCAGCTAGCCTGAAGAGGGGTGATCAACCTTATCTTGTTCTTGGATGGCAGCCTGCTTTAGATTGGGCTTGGCAAACATAAGGCCAAGAGGTGGATGGAgcctcaaagcttgattatagctTGTTCTTGATCGGAATATCAGTGGCTTTGAAGTTAGGAACTGACTTTTAAATGGAATTCTGTACAAGCTAGATAAGGAAGGACAACCTTCCTGTTCGGGTGGGATTGAAGATCCAGTCAAAGAAGGATCTCTGGCAGGCTAAACAAAGAAAATGATGAAAAGATGAAGATGATATTCTAGAATTCCATCCCTATTAAAACATGGGCTGGCTGACGGCTACCACTTCGGATGGAGTCTGAGGTCGATGGTCCTTGTCGAGAGGGGATGACAAGCAGATAGGGCCTACCATAGATGATCAGCCATGTTTCTTTAATGGATGACAGCAACTACATCAACAGATGAGATTTACTTCGATTATTTGACAtactttttataatattactCATATTATTCCTAGAACTATATGGATTAGATTAGAACCCTTCTTAAATTAAGAGAATTGAAAACCATTAGCCCTATAAATATGATTTGATGTTTGGTCTATAGCCATTTCTCGGAATTTGGCTACTGTTTCATGTAAAAATTTTGGTTATCAGAATAGTTATCACCTGTATTTGGGAGATCCATGTTGCTCCTTAAATTTGAGATTGTCCTGATAGGTTACTAACATTAGTGTTCCCCCTTCTTGAGAAATGTATGTGCCTAACTGTCCATCAACAGACTTTTCATGACAATGCATTGCAGCAGGCTCCACTAAGCTTTTGTGCATTGCTGCAATACTAAATGTGTGTAACTTGATACACAGATATTGGAGACCCAGTTTCGGCTATTGTGTCATCGGCCATTCTACGGCATGTGAATAAAAGGGATAGTGCGCATCTTTGAGATCGTGCCATAAAATATTACATTCTTCTGAGATGCAATATGTTTGCAAAGTACTACATTCTTTAAATCTCAATGTCTCCTTAGCTTTTGAGTTTGTTCAACTGCTTGTTTTGCTTGAGCCTATTGGACTTATCTCTGTAACTGCTGTTCGCGTGTATGTTGGTTCATGTGATTTACGCTTTTATACCATGTTTGGCAGGGTGTTTTGGATGGGAAGTATGATGACCTGCCTGAGCAGTCATTTTACATGGTTGGAGTACTAGAGGAAGTCATCACAAAGGCAGAGAAGATTTCTAAGGAGGCAGCAGCATGATAGGAACTCACTACTATCCATATTTAGTACCCTTTGAGGATGCAGCTGGTGCTTCCTGCATTCAACAAATTGCAATTTTGAAGTGGTGACTTAAATCTTTATGCTTCTTTAGTCCTGGGTCAGATTTGTGGCTCGTTAGAGATGAGAACACATCATGGTCCTTCAAGGATACATTTGGCCCAATACGAGAATGCAGAGATCTGTTTGATCATGCACTAAGATGGAACTTTCAAATGTCTATTCAAGTTAAGTATTTGTGTGCATTGGCTGTAAGGCAAATGGATTCGTTTTCAAAAGTGGCTGTGCATGAGTTCACATGGACAATTATTGGTGCTGATCTAGTttcttcttgtggtgcatcttctGGCCTCCAAGAAATAGAACGTCCATATCAGCAATTTAATGCTCAGGGGCAGCTGGAGACTAGAAAACAATTGCTTGCTAATTGTGCAGTTGATCTTTCCATTTCTTCTGAACTTATTAAGTCTAAGGGACTATGAACTGCACACGGGGAAACCTGCACCGGCCACCAATCCAGCCAGCCTTACATTTCTTCTTGTAGGGAGTGATTGCTCTACTCAAAGCTGGCTTTGTGGTTGTGGAAAAGCTGCAGCAGCCTATGCCTCTCAAAGCTGTAATTGGCATCTGGAATTGCAATTATTGGAGCGGTGGGATGGACTCATTGTAATAATGCCTCTCATTTAACGTTTGGAGAGAGTCCTTTTCCTGCGATTTGCTGGAATACTTGGAAATGAGAGTCTTTACTCATCATCCATGTCCAACCAAACTGGTGAGCAGCAATCATTAGAACCTGGATATTATTACCACCAGCGACGCCATCTGTTTCTTTGCATAATTGAAGCCCCTATTAGGTGCTTCGCAAAGTTGCGTACCGTGTAGTGGACGCCGTTATTATTATTGTACAAGGTATGCATATATTTATCTGTATACACAGTAAGAAAAAGAATAATCGAATGCAGAGTCTCTCACCAATACGAGTGATTAATTACTGTTCttcgaattttattttttttaatgataaaattcaTGTGTGACTTCCATCGTTGCTCCTAACCAAAGTTGACTCTAATGAACTTATTTAGAGGGTATTTTGGAGAATTTTGCATGTAAAAGGTTGATTAGAAAGTCATATATAGAGTATATTAGTATCATAAGCGAGTTCTCAAAGTTTGCATAACAAGTCCAAGTgaagagatataattttagtTTCTCTTCCTGATTTCTTAATAacttttttcaattttttttaatattttttggagcaaacCAAAAGGTCACACTGTCAACATCAGCAATAATAACACAGAAATAATAACATAAAAGTCATGCAAGGGGCAGATCAATCTTGTAACTCGCAAGGGACATGTAGAATGTGTGGCCTTCGATGGGATGAGCTCAAGCCTATTTATGGCTGTGGGACAGACAACTCTCTCACTTGATACAGCCACACCCGGACTGCTCAAGCAAAGCTGCAAATGACCTCCACCACAAGCCAATTCTCCATAATTAATGCAGAGAAAGCGAAAAGAGAGAATCGAAAGGAAGAACATAGTTATAGTTTATCTCCACCTAAATGATGATATAAACTTAACATAATATAGCATTAATCTGATTCTTGCACTGCTAAGTGGGCAGTCATGGATCTCGACTTAACATCATTTTGTTACCCGGTGGACTTCCCCTTCGTAGTTAATGAAACATATAATGAAAGAAATCTACCACCAAAATTGATGTTTATGTCTGTCAGAGTCCTATATCACATCATACTAAAAAGGTCTTCTTCGAGGGTGGATAGA of the Musa acuminata AAA Group cultivar baxijiao chromosome BXJ3-2, Cavendish_Baxijiao_AAA, whole genome shotgun sequence genome contains:
- the LOC135582330 gene encoding uncharacterized protein LOC135582330 isoform X1, coding for MSKSAKWAHLSRVLESHVHSIQETFQMLEHSAGSSLDKVDWSEVTKLGDEVSKQATMAGMLWSGEAPDAKALEENMGAYCNIIHGFVLLCHGSTVGAGPTLHASIYASAKQVVDCSLALLREAVSYGSHDHEKRFSISQLAGTVWEASAALKKTPTTNCTAVGRAITQVAVSVKDVLREMGELKCAASNDLGDGVSNKAAESTSDEEGDLTEADIGDDLSDEEMAIAQLIISVVSDTLAVIKELIRFITGLLKSSSLKISSKESTDSLEKLLSFCREMGQEVNELGACVYPPQEISQMKSSANKMHCLVDKMHVEVKSLEGSPDGVYGTFKQLESSLGNLQHGLGGDLTAEMGRLAVYL
- the LOC135582330 gene encoding uncharacterized protein LOC135582330 isoform X2 gives rise to the protein MSKSAKWAHLSRVLESHVHSIQETFQMLEHSAGSSLDKVDWSEVTKLGDEVSKQATMAGMLWSGEAPDAKALEENMGAYCNIIHGFVLLCHGSTVGAGPTLHASIYASAKQVVDCSLALLREAVSYGSHDHEKRFSISQLAGTVWEASAALKKTPTTNCTAVGRAITQVAVSVKDVLREMGELKCAASNDLGDGVSNKAAESTSDEEGDLTEADIGDDLSDEEMAIAQLIISVVSDTLAVIKELIRFITGLLKSSSLKISSKESTDSLEKLLSFCREMGQEVNELGACVYPPQEISQMKSSANKMHCLVDKMHVEVKSLEGSPDGVYGTFKQLESSLGNLQHGLGGDLTAEMGRLAV
- the LOC135582330 gene encoding uncharacterized protein LOC135582330 isoform X3, with the translated sequence MSKSAKWAHLSRVLESHVHSIQETFQMLEHSAGSSLDKVDWSEVTKLGDEVSKQATMAGMLWSGEAPDAKALEENMGAYCNIIHGFVLLCHGSTVGAGPTLHASIYASAKQVVDCSLALLREAVSYGSHDHEKRFSISQLAGTVWEASAALKKTPTTNCTAVGRAITQVAVSVKDVLREMGELKCAASNDLGDGVSNKAAESTSDEEGDLTEADIGLLKSSSLKISSKESTDSLEKLLSFCREMGQEVNELGACVYPPQEISQMKSSANKMHCLVDKMHVEVKSLEGSPDGVYGTFKQLESSLGNLQHGLGGDLTAEMGRLAVYL